The segment ttcttttcgtcaTCTAATCCATTTTTTGTAGTCTGTTCGTCGCGCCGGCgatgaaaacaattattatcttTTGATGCCCGCGTCTGACCTTGCAGCCCAATTATTATCTCTGGGCCGCAGTTTCGGGAAAGCAATTATCGCGCCGAGGGTCAATTTCTGCTTGGGCTCATTTTTACGCCTGCCTCGTCACGTAGGCCACTGCAGGtgcagaaaaacaaaataaaataatgtgcaaCCACACGACTAACACGAGCGAGTATTTTTTCTAACACGCCCTTGTAAATGTGCCGAGAATTATTGTTGGCTTGTTTTTCTTTCGGCCCCGCACTCGGTGTCGCAATCGATCTTCCCACAGTTAAACATTTACGCCAGTGGACAGCCGGTTCGCAACCCTTTTGTATGTGGTTGTAGCAAATATTTACAGCGCcaagttgtaaatttttaaatggccTCTTCAGCTATGTGATTCATTATTTACTCCTTTCtccttttttcctcttttgaaatttgtggTATGTGTGAAGGAAAGATTTCTTAACCGTGAAAAGTGGCGAGGATTAGATAAACTTTGCCGCCGCTTATCGCTCAATTTTGACAGCTTCCCGCGCCAACTGAGATAGAGCTGTCAAAACAAATCAGAGTGAacccaaaattattgaaaatatgggttcaaatttttgtcccAGATTCgttcttacaatttttttattggaaaagattaaaaaccttatgtattattattttttaaatattaaaaaagttttattggGTTATCAAAATGTCTTAACATATTTCTTtcgcatatttttaaactaagaTGAGGATTTAATACCAAAATCTACTACACATTCTTCTCGAGTAACGCAACGCTGGACTTGATTTGATCGTATTTCACTACCTGAAAGCacaattttatctgaaaattatatagttgattttgttttaaatgggtTTTATTTCGTGCAAACACAATTTGGCCTTCTTGAactgataataattttcttgaatttcttgaaCCTTGtttggttaaataaattaaatcaaaataatgatgaataattattttcgaaagTAAACCgactttttataaatagaaaaaatgccctaaaaatttaaaaatagatcaaaatatttctaagcTGAAAATTCcttctaaaatttccaaattaaaaatcctcaCACAtaagccaaatattttttccgtttagGGAGCTTAAATTAGTTTCCGACGATTTCAATTATGGTTCACACAAGATTTCCTCCATATGATTACTAAATTGAAACTACATCCTCCTTAATTGCTTTAAATACTTCCTCCTTTAATCTTTCATTCCGTTAGGTTTCAGCTTCACAGTAAAATGCGTAAAATGTATCGCGTTATTGTTACAGAATACAGAAATGTTGTAAAACCTCTTTTAACGAGAACGCAACCTTTCAAATATCCTGACAGCATCaggatttttgttaataaatttttgttttaatttgagcaTAAAAGCCGCACGTCGATTTTTCTTGAAGCCTCCTATGGCGAAAAATAATCTTTGTTGGTATCCTATTGGTCGctggaaggaaaaaaatgtcaaaaaagcCAACAAGGAAGAGGAATTTTATGCCATCAGACTATCAGATATATCAGATATTTGACATGGGAAAAATGTACATTTATATAATTCTTTCCGCGAAAAATTGTTAGAATACAAATTTACCGGCATCAACCAGAATTCCCCTTCActttcaaattattgtaaatgaGGACAAGCTGATTTTCggtgaaaatgaattaaattgaagtgACTCGACCtctattcataattttaatttttaaattcgtccAGTGTTGATTTCCTCGTATtcacaattaatataaatttacagcgaaaaataatttaaaaatttaccgcTCTGCTgttaactttattaaatttgacacAGATGTTTCAccaagctgtttatttttgttttattcaggGAAGCGTACGCAAGAGTGCATCTGCGTGGGCATCTGCATCATGCTGATGGccgtcaattttttctttctgctgATGCACCTGCAGCTGGAGAAGCTGAGCACCATCGTGGTGGCAGCCATGTGCGGCATCTTCACCGCCGACTTCGCTTCCGGCGTCGTCCACTGGGCTGCTGACACCTGGGGCTCCGTTGAGCTGCCCATCCTCGGCAAGgtgaatttacattttattaatcaaatgataaataatgtttctatttttttctgaattaatttgttttttaatgaactGTCTTCAAgttaattgcattaaaatctCACTTCGGCTAAGCATTTCCAAAATAGCATTCCATTACATGTCAGGGCAGTAAGATGATTAGCCATATTatgcatttaataaaaatttaaactcaaattttttaaaattttcccagaatTTCATTCGGCCGTTCCGAGAGCACCACATTGACCCAACGTCGATCACGCGACACGACTTTATCGAGACAAACGGCGACAACTTCATGCTGACCATCCCCTTCCTCGGCTACATGGTGTGGCATTTTGTCTCCAGCTCTGAGGCTGAGGTGCAGAAGAGCTTCTGGTGGAGCTGCTATCTCTTTCTGCTCGCCATATTCGTCGCCATGACTAACCAGGTATGTTGACCTTGCCTCCACGCATTTTATCTAGGCTCCTTATCCTTATATTCAGAGTCGCGCGGATTTGCGGACCAACGCGCAATCGCTCTGCGCAGATGCAGATCCACGTCCCTATATATTGCCAAGTTTTTGTTTACGGCtctgttaaaattaatgaaatcatCCGCGTCTCAATTGGTGTCAAACGAAAGCGGACGAGGTGATCTATGATACAAGTCAAAACCATGGccgtggaaaataaaacaaccgaGAAATTTGCGTTCAAATATTGCATGTTTTGTGTGGGAAAAAAGCTGCAGCTGGAGCAGGCGACAGTAGGGTCATCTAGCGAGATCACTGAAGCTCACGCAGTttgagcagtcacgtgactcaactCAACCATCTCATTGGCCAAGAACAGGCACGCGCTTTACTGCGTGATGTACTGTTTGAAAGAAATGGAAGggagaaacaataaaatgtgcACTTTTTTGCCAATGAGAATGGGTCACGTGTCACGGGACTGCACGAACTGCGTGTGCTTCACTGTTCATGCTGAGTATTGGaagatgtctctactgtcgccTGCTCCGGCTGTAGCTTTCTTCCCAGACAAAAGGGGCATTTTTCGAACGCGAATTTCTCGTTTGTTTTACTTCCCACGGTCCTGGTTCCGACTTCTGTTGTAGATCAACTCGTGCGCTTTCGTTTGACACCATTTGAGACGCAAATGGCTCCAGTAATTTTGACTCAGAGCCGCTAACAAAAACTCATATAGCATGGCAAAATATAGGAACGTGTTTCTGCGCAGGGCGAATGCGCGTCAGTCCGCTAATCCACGCGACTCTAGGGAAAAAGACTTTAtatgcattttgattttcagatcCACAAGTGGTCGCACACGTACTTCGGTCTGCCGGGGTGGGTGGTGTGGCTGCAGGAGCACCACGTGATCCTGCCGCGGCGGCACCACCGCATCCACCACGTGGCGCCGCACGAGACCTACTTCTGCATCACGACCGGCTGGCTCAACTGGCCGCTGGAGAAGCTGCACTTCTGGCCAGGCCTCGAAGGCGTCATCCAGTACTGCACGGGCTGCAGGCCGCGCGCCGATGACCTCAAGTGGGCGCAGAAACGCTCCTAAACCCTGCTTCGCTTCCCCTGCCCGCCCCCCAGCGGCCGTTCACCCTCCAACCGCCGGCAAGCCGCATCTTTTGTGCCTTTTTCGCCACTTTTCAGCAACGGAACGAACCCCTCGACAATTCTGCCAGCCTGCCTTTTGTTCCTATTTTTCTTCGTGCGTCTGCCAAGCGGACGACGTGATAACGCCTTTTTCTGCAACAGGTTGTATTTTTTCGCAACTGCTACTGGCGATTCTTTTTAAGTTTCGAGGAAACTAGTGTGAGGTTTGTCTTGGTCGGATTTAAAAGTTACCTTTGTTGCTGGTGGACTTCTTGGTGCCTGAAATGTGATTTGAAGGAAATTAGATACCAGTTcgctgattttgatttgattgaaataataactgactgatgaaaataatttttttgccaattttcttcaatttcatAAACATCTATTTTTTGGTTATGTTTTTGCATATTAAGATCAAgataggaaaattatttgacgaaATAATACGATagtagggatgtgcaaaatatGTCGATTTTTggtgcgttttaatttttgtatttattttttttttaattttctattatttccaAGACTAGAAAACTGGTTATTTTAAACAGGGACAGGGATGCAATTCCTAATAGCCTGGCTTTTTACCAGGTGGGGCtcaagaaatgcaaaacataacatattccatttttccagcaaaaatcTAAGCAATCCAGtttaagacaaaataatttctccaGCTTTCTATAGagctgtaattaaattttttgtccacCCATAGCTCAATTTCGCGGCCATGGGCCtcactaaaaatatatatcgcAAGTAACTCCTGCAAGAaataagtaataatttaaaatgagactCTTTTCAGCCctgattttatataatttttgcacgCCTATAAGATTGCGtggattttgcatttttgaaatGATGGCGTCTAAAAGAGTAAAgatctagaaatttttaaattgcaatggGTTGTGAAGTAAAATAAGGTAATTGTTACACAACCAattccgaaaaaaaaacaagcaaatcatataaattccTGCTTGTTCCTTtcaaaaatgccaaaaaattaataactatcAGTTTAAGATATAattgttaaaacaatttcttaaacgagaaaaatttccaaaaaaaatgtatttgatttcaaaattaaaaaaaaatcaaagtataAAGCAGTATTAAAATATGCATCACAGCAtcaataattaagtttttacagtattaaacgcaaaaaataGGTTAACTGGactggttttaaaaagaatgTGTTCGTGCTATTTTCTGGAaacacatatatattttttaagaaatctgACATGCTCccagaaaaaaactaataCTTGGTTTCCACTGCACATCCTTTTACGCTTATAATTTTCCAACATAAATACGATGAATTCCGTTTTTgggcaattttttgtttcagtttttcaatttacaaaaacacCACATGTTAAgatactaaaatattaaattatagtgcgctagaattgttttaaaatggttaaatgGAAGAGCAGTCTTAAAATAACCATTAAggttgcaatattttgctttttaatttgaaaatataactaAGGAAATTGGATTTGTATTTGAAATGATAAGGTGCTATTTTtgggaatattaaaaataaaatcatgatcTGCCTAGTCAAAATAAACGATACatgaattttggcaaaaaaggttgcaggaaagaaattaaaatttatttttgcgctGCACATCCCTAATCTTGAAGTGTTTAAATTGCCTTTTCAATGTtgttaaaatcgtttttagtCTATGTGTTTATCTAAACTGTTCAGATTCAAgatgataattatattttgaaagcaaaaaatcttaaaaggtaaaataacgctagaaattgaaaaaatgaactggtgtgaaaatttaagacaaaaattcGCCGAATAGAAATGAACGCTTTAAAACCTAACCTAAACGCTCAAAACTATATTTTCTGGAGCTTTCTATACTGCTATTCTGCCCCATCAGTGACGCAATAATCCGGCCTGGACAAACTCTTtatggataatttttaatctttaaactcgaattttccacttttcagttcctgattttctttttaacaaaCTTTTTGATGCATTTGCGCGAGGGGGTTTCCTGCAGGAAAGACCGAGGAAACGGACGCTTTTAATAAATAGGATAGGAGCGGCACCGAGacccgaaaaaataaatatatcgatCACGTCATCACATTTCAAACGAGCCGAGCttagagaaagagagagagagagagagagagagagagagagagagagagtgagtgagtcaAAACAGCACGTGTCACTCCGTCCTGctgaaaatttcttgatttgtCGAATGCAGAGTGACGTGAAcacgaaaatcaatttttgctgttGCTATATTCGAGAAAACGGGAGTAATCGTGCTTTGATAATAATCGCTCGGGGACCAAAATCGCGtggaaaagtgttttttttttctttttaccgTGTTATTTCACCCTTCTTGATGCAATAAGAGAGTTCAAATCGATGATTTCGACGCACAATCGTTTGCTTATTGTGTGTCACGcgccgaaattaaattttcatgcgaTACGCGAGAGATCGATTTACTTGCTGCGCTTGCAACTGCCTTATTCGCATTTTTAGAGAGACGATTTTACCGTTGCGCTGTGGTGGGTCGAGACAGTGTGCGTGTGCGCCATCGCTTTTCGTGTGCGTAACCGAATATATCTCGTGCTTGCTGTGTTTTCGTCGACAATCAAACTTTTAACAATCTGAATTagaatcaatcaaactttctGTTGAACTCGACTCTTGCGTGACTCGTCGGTTTCCAAAGCCATAAAACGATGGAAGGCACcactgcttttaaaattcctaGTTCAAAAAAGGTTATACGTGTTACTTATTTAAAGATATAGGTTTTTGcgtgaaatgtatttttgagcAGCCACCGACGGATGGCGACACCATCCTTTAGCAAATTTTGAGCCATTTTACGCGTAGTTTTTGGGTTTAAATCGTACTCTTAGGcacgagttttatttttttggaagtATTACTTGAGTTTTCACGTTAATTGTACTAAAAATCTAGTGATTGAATAATAATGTTGCTTTTTAACTATTATTTCTGACAAATATGAAAAACTACAGACTCGTTCCTTATTTGGTTTTCCACTGCCAATTTTTATCTGGAAAAAAGTGAGCAATGGATAcctattttgttttaattttcttaacgAAAATTGGacatataaatttacaaaagataCTAAACATATTTTCGTCCAGGTTATCTGATCCAGAAGTAGCAATATAAAACATGTAATTACAgttaacaaaaatgaaaactgtaataattgctttaaatCAATGATTTGCTCTTTGAAAGTGAACAAATTGATCCTTAACGAAATTGCTAGTTGTTGGTGGCCTGCGAGCTATGCAAATTCTAAAAGCGATCTATTTCACGCGGCGGAGGACCGCAGACGTTCTTATTGGCCAAGCAATAACGTGTACCGCCGCCGGCCAATCAGAACGTCCGCAATCCTCCGCTTACAATTAGGGAAATAGATCGCTTTTTGCTGAACTCTCATTACGAGAAATCCCCGAAGGAAAGAAAACTATCACCTGGTTGATagactaaattaaatttttggatcaACAGTTGCTTGCTCTCCCCTCTCCTAATGccaacttaataaaataacaatgatGAAAcggataatatttatttattagagaaaattagaagtcccatttgaaattgtttcaaaaactGTTGAAAAGCATATTTTTGTCTATTGTCCTAAACCTAAACCCTGGTAAAATCacaagtgaaattaaaaaaacctgcaAATGAAAGGTAGTGCCACCTTGTCAGGATTTTTGAAGTGTTCCATGCTATTTGCattgattttcttgaaaaaacattaaaaaaaaaccacgTCTGATTATGATCTGGAACATCTTAACCAACAAAACggtcaatttatttgttctggATCTAGACACGCCTTCTTTTCCTTTAATCAgctcttttttcaattgtgtcatattatacatttttacagattttttttttaatttgatgataTTCTAGAAAATGAATTGTGACAGTGGTGCCATCTATTTTTGGATACAACCGCGATCATATCACGCAAAACGGTCAAATTATGAAAGAAGAAACGCCATTTATACACACTACTTCTCACTTGTAGTCGCGTCATTGCCAAAGAATTGTCTAAAAATACGGAGTGAGTGTCAAAACTAGGCTTTTAACGAACAAACTCGCGTCGGcagtaattatttcataaatgtGGTAGTGCGTAAGGAAACTAATATATTAGAGAGCTTTCCACCTGCTTTTAACAAGACTTGCGCTCGCgtatgtttaaatattttttcctgtttaagCTCTTGTAGGTTGTTGATATTTTCGTAAAACACCAAAACTACCTGAGTATCTATTAGTCATTCACAGATTTCTATACATTAATATTCGTTGTTGATAGTTCGGCCAAGCcgaaagaattaattaatgctgTTGATTTTAGATATatcttgtttttaattgttaaactAACGCTGGTGCGCACAATCCCTTTAAAGGTGAGCATTTCTTTGcgataaattacaaaacaaatcACTAACTGCTCAAAAGTGTCGGGAAAACTGTgtgtgtaataaattaataattaatatcagaGCGATTTTATTCACATGTAATTGTACAATTCATTGGAATCTGTCCAAAGCGAAAGAAGGAAAACCAAAGGGTGCCTGTTTGAAGCTTGTCATCACGTATTTTGACTCTTTCTCTGAAGGAAAGAGGAAAGAGAGGTGGAGCGCAATCACCGAAAGATTCCAccgtttattttaatgctgctAAAACGCTGCGTGTGCTAAAAATGATGAGATGAAATAgggaagaaaatatttacgaaattttactgttgagACGGAAATTAATATGCTGAATTTGTAGAGAGTGTGAGTGCGATATGatgttaacaataaaaaaaatgataaatttatatacagTGCGAATCagactgctttttattttactcttttaaagattttgcaaaatcctggaaaaccttagaaacaagttttttatcaaattaagtGTCATGACACCTGACAGTGAACGGAAAACTGTACCGCCGAACTCTCCTTTagtgccggttgcatatcaTTCCACAATTTTATCATCTGGGCTGGCGCCACAAAATTATGCGTGCCATCTCAtgctgcaaattaattcaaaccgATATATTGAGCTCttgattttgaggaaaaagaTGCTTCATAgcataaaaaatcagttcggttattaattaaatatatataccgttggaaaatgaaaaaattaaaatttactgccgcaaaaaaacctttcaaatTGCAGGGCTCATGTTTTGGCTGTGTACAGAATCTTATCTTGAGCAATCGTTTGAGTGATGCAGTCTTCATCAATCACCATTATCTGAAGTGTTGATGCGAGTGTATAATATGCTTGAATTACAAtgataaaaagaaattggaaCTTTTCAAAAAGACAGGACGTTACAAATTCACGATGGCTGAGGCGTCTTGTCAGCGGTCTTCTTCGCAAACGTCCTTTTGGCAGTGTTTTCAAACGTGGTTTTTTTTAGGTAATCTAATcacttttatttctaaataaatgcaaataaagtgTACTTATATTTACTAAAGTATTGCAGAGCTCTAATGGAACGGAGCGGGTTTTTAGTCTAAATGTGAGTCATGATCCAGTCGTCACAAAACATAAAAGTTTTACTGTCTCgcttttgttaaattgaaccaattttggttctACCTatcctaattttttatcataaaatttactttcaattctctttttaaattaaatggaatcgaaattttcttccttttaaATGGACAAAAAGTAACttcattacaaaaaattgcaataatttttggcaACTAAGAAACTTCCTCAACGTTATGTCTCTTCCATAGAAGCCTAGGGCGAGGGAATATATTAACAAATGTTTGCCAAGCCATGGATATTTTACGAAGGCTAAGACACGACGAAACAGGGTACATATATTGTTTTACCGCGGCCAGACCTATCTAATAATTCCTGATACTTGATCTTATAATTAGTATGGGGAAAAGGAGAGTCAAATCCCTCAAATGGTTTGGATACCAGACTTTATTGTTTGCCTCGAGGTTGAACCCGGTAAACGGGTCGGGTCAGTTATGAGGCGAGAACAATATCAATTACACCAGGAATATTACAGGCAAGGTCAGCGTAGGGCGTGTGATGAGCACTGAGTTTCACTGGCCTTGCGAGCGTTAACACGTAGCTGCTTAACGCTCGGCTGATATATTGGAAATAATCACTTTATCACAAAAACTAGCAGTGCGCATGGGCGCACAGGTGAACTTCAGGGTAAAGGTTAACACCATTAGGTGGAGGCACTACACTAGCCCCGGGGTGGATGACTGGAAGTCTACGTAGGTTTACCAAATCGATCAGGAAGTTTGATGGTTCGACCAAATCTAGTCTTCGTCGCTGGTTGTCGAACAGCAGGGGCTTCAATGCGAACAGTTTTGCGAATAGTTACTTTTGGTTCAGATGCTTTTGGTTGCCTAATTGATGGAGGAGGTCGAGCTGCAGGGGCCGAAGGGCCAGGTTGAGGCTCAACTGGGGGTTGCGTTGCAGACTGAGGTGCTGGCTGCGCGGACAGCGGCGCAGCAGGTTGAGGTGCAGTGGGTTGCGGCAAGACAGGCGGCGGTGCGGCGGGTTGCGGCACGTCATTTCTTCTTGCAGGCACTTCAACCCAAGGCGTTTCAGGTCTTTCGCGTGGCAAAATTGCTTCTGAAAATGCTGGTTTCAAGCGATCTATTGAGACAGTTTTGCTATGGCCTTTAAACTCGATGGTGAAAGTCTTCTCTCCACGTTCGAGCACACGGTGCGGGCCAGAATACTGCGGCGTGAGCGGTGCACGTTGCTCACATCTCAACAGAACATGTGTTGCTTTTGCTAAATCAGGGTGTACAAAGAACTTCTTATTGGAACTGTGCCACACAGGTTGTGGGCAAAAGTGTTTAAGGTGACTTTGCAGGCGTAACAGTATTTCAGTTGGAGTTAGCTGGGACT is part of the Cloeon dipterum chromosome 1, ieCloDipt1.1, whole genome shotgun sequence genome and harbors:
- the Kua gene encoding plasmanylethanolamine desaturase 1, translating into MAFLAPVRTERQILENSMLEDDPNENSALETPPADDPAASKPRWGPRHKGAQELANLYSTGKRTQECICVGICIMLMAVNFFFLLMHLQLEKLSTIVVAAMCGIFTADFASGVVHWAADTWGSVELPILGKNFIRPFREHHIDPTSITRHDFIETNGDNFMLTIPFLGYMVWHFVSSSEAEVQKSFWWSCYLFLLAIFVAMTNQIHKWSHTYFGLPGWVVWLQEHHVILPRRHHRIHHVAPHETYFCITTGWLNWPLEKLHFWPGLEGVIQYCTGCRPRADDLKWAQKRS